The following proteins are encoded in a genomic region of Corylus avellana chromosome ca4, CavTom2PMs-1.0:
- the LOC132178873 gene encoding abscisate beta-glucosyltransferase-like: MESEEAPGVVEMFFFPFVGGGHQIPMIDTARVFASHGAKSTIIATPTSAPLFQNSILRDQQIGRQISIHALRLPEEAVAPDAGMSATPFTDTSVLQEPLRLFLLDRRPDCIVVDLFHLWAAELIDGLGIRKIVFTGSGIFSRCVTENLRRYAPQEKVGSDHEPFLVPGLPDPIVLTRSQLPPFAREKSGPLGNLRKGEEMSFGFLINSFYDLEPAYVEYYRKEMGKKTWVIGPVSLYNRNVADKAERGQQASIDEQSCLKWLGDKEPDSVLYISFGSLARFSPLQLIEIAHGLEASNHPFIWVVGKIFMKSEGTREEEENWLPDGFEERIKESKKGLIIRGWAPQLLLLEHPAVGAFMTHCGWNSTLEGVSSGMPMITWPITAEQFFNEKLVTDVLGIGVQVGSVEWMSFNVEKKALVGREKVEVAVKRLMDGDGAEVGGMRRRARELSEKAKRAVEGGGSSDKDANALIEELKSCRKDT, encoded by the coding sequence ATGGAATCTGAAGAAGCTCCGGGAGTAGTGGAAATGTTCTTCTTCCCTTTCGTGGGCGGAGGCCACCAGATCCCAATGATAGACACAGCCAGAGTATTCGCATCCCACGGAGCCAAATCCACCATAATAGCCACACCCACTAGCGCTCCCCTGTTCCAAAACTCCATTCTTCGTGACCAACAAATCGGCCGCCAAATCTCCATCCACGCCCTTCGATTACCAGAAGAAGCTGTCGCGCCAGACGCGGGTATGTCCGCCACCCCTTTCACCGACACCTCAGTCCTCCAAGAGCCTCTCAGGCTCTTCCTACTTGACCGCCGGCCCGACTGCATCGTCGTCGACTTGTTTCACCTCTGGGCGGCTGAGCTCATTGACGGGCTCGGAATTAGAAAGATTGTCTTCACCGGAAGTGGGATCTTCTCTCGCTGTGTCACAGAGAATCTTAGACGGTACGCGCCGCAAGAGAAGGTGGGTTCGGACCACGAGCCTTTTTTGGTGCCGGGTCTTCCCGATCCGATCGTGTTGACGAGGTCTCAGCTTCCGCCTTTTGCCAGAGAGAAATCTGGGCCTCTCGGGAACCTGCGTAAAGGAGAGGAGATGAGCTTTGGGTTTCTGATTAATAGCTTCTACGATTTGGAGCCAGCTTACGTTGAGTATTACAGGAAGGAGATGGGAAAGAAGACTTGGGTTATAGGACCGGTGTCTCTATACAACAGAAATGTTGCAGATAAGGCTGAGAGAGGCCAACAAGCCTCCATTGATGAACAAAGTTGCTTGAAGTGGTTGGGTGATAAAGAACCCGACTCTGTTCTTTATATCAGTTTCGGGAGCTTGGCTCGCTTTTCACCCCTACAGCTCATCGAGATTGCTCATGGTCTCGAGGCTTCCAACCATCCATTCATTTGGGTGGTAGGAAAGATCTTCATGAAATCGGAGGGTACTCgcgaagaggaagaaaattggCTTCCCGACGGATTTGAAGAGAGGATTAAGGAATCAAAGAAGGGATTGATAATAAGAGGGTGGGCGCCGCAGTTGCTGTTACTAGAACATCCTGCAGTGGGAGCGTTCATGACTCATTGTGGGTGGAATTCTACGTTGGAGGGAGTGAGTTCCGGCATGCCGATGATCACATGGCCTATCACGGCGGAGCAGTTCTTCAATGAGAAACTGGTGACTGATGTTTTGGGAATTGGGGTTCAAGTTGGGAGCGTGGAGTGGATGTCGTTTAATGTTGAAAAGAAGGCGTTGGTGGGGAGGGAGAAGGTGGAGGTGGCAGTGAAAAGGTTGATGGATGGTGATGGTGCTGAGGTCGGCGGGATGAGAAGGAGAGCTAGAGAGCTTTCAGAGAAGGCCAAGAGAGCTGTTGAAGGAGGAGGATCTTCAGATAAGGATGCTAATGCGTTAATTGAGGAGCTCAAATCATGCAGGAAAGACACTTGA
- the LOC132177209 gene encoding abscisate beta-glucosyltransferase-like — MEFEGAPVVLEIFFLPFVGGGHQIPMIDTARVFASHGVKSTIIATPTTASQFQNSILRDQQIGRRISIHALRLPEGAVPPDTDLSARGSTDTSVLQEPLRLFLLDRRPDCIVVDSFHRWAAELIDVLRIRRIDFTGSGIFSRCVMENVKKVPHEKLGSDYEPFLVPGLPDRIKLTRSQLPPFHRGKSGPFNKLGKGEEMSFGSLINSFYDLEPAYVEYFRKEMGKKAWIIGPVSLYNRNVADKAERGQQASIDGQSCLKWLDDKEPDSVLYISFGSSGRFSPQQLIEMAHGLESSNHPFIWVVGKIFTKSEGTREEEENWLPDGFEERIKESKKGLIIRGWAPQLLILEHPAVGAFMTHCGWNSTLEGVSSGVPMITWPVAAEQFSNEKLVTDVLGIGVQVGSVDWISADVEKKALVGREKVEVAVKRLMDGAEAGGMRRRARELAEKAKRAVEEGGSSDKDVNALIEELKSFRKDTLEPAYADHYRNVLGKKAWHIWPVSVCNKEAQDKAQRGKQSSVDEHECLKWLNAKKPNSVVYVCFGSLAYFNDSQLMEIAMGLEASGQQFIWVVRKEKNGGGKEEWLPQGFEKRMEGKGLIIRGWAPQVLILDHEAVGGFVTHCGWNSTLEGVTAGVPMITWPVFAEQFFNEKLVIQVLKIGVEVGVERWVDGDDEVGEENIKKEAVEKAMKRIMVGEEAEEMRSRAKALGEMARRAVEEEGSSYSDLNSLIGELKSRCP; from the exons ATGGAATTCGAAGGAGCTCCGGTAGTATTGGAAATTTTCTTCCTCCCCTTCGTGGGCGGAGGCCACCAGATACCAATGATAGACACTGCCAGAGTGTTCGCCTCCCACGGAGTCAAATCCACCATCATAGCCACACCCACTACCGCTTCCCAGTTCCAAAACTCCATTCTCCGTGACCAGCAAATCGGCCGCCGAATCTCCATCCACGCCCTCCGATTACCTGAAGGCGCTGTCCCGCCGGACACGGACTTGTCCGCCAGGGGTTCCACCGACACCTCAGTCCTCCAGGAGCCTCTCAGGCTCTTCCTACTTGACCGCAGGCCCGACTGCATCGTCGTCGACTCGTTCCACCGCTGGGCGGCTGAGCTCATCGACGTGCTTCGAATTAGAAGGATTGACTTCACCGGAAGTGGGATCTTCTCTCGCTGTGTCATGGAGAATGTGAAGAAAGTGCCGCACGAGAAGCTGGGTTCGGACTACGAGCCTTTTTTGGTGCCGGGTCTTCCCGATCGGATCAAGTTGACGAGGTCTCAGCTTCCGCCTTTTCATAGAGGGAAATCTGGGCCATTTAATAAGCTGGGTAAAGGAGAGGAGATGAGCTTTGGGTCTCTGATTAATAGTTTCTACGATTTGGAGCCAGCTTACGTTGAGTATTTCAGGAAGGAGATGGGAAAGAAGGCTTGGATTATAGGACCGGTGTCTCTATACAACAGAAATGTTGCAGATAAGGCTGAGAGAGGCCAACAAGCCTCCATTGATGGGCAAAGTTGCTTGAAATGGTTGGATGATAAAGAACCCGACTCTGTTCTTTATATCAGTTTCGGGAGCTCGGGTCGCTTTTCACCCCAACAGCTCATCGAGATGGCTCACGGTCTCGAGTCTTCCAACCATCCATTCATTTGGGTGGTCGGAAAGATCTTCACGAAATCGGAGGGTACTCgcgaagaggaagaaaattggCTTCCCGACGGATTTGAAGAGAGGATTAAGGAATCAAAGAAGGGATTGATAATAAGAGGGTGGGCGCCGCAGTTGTTGATACTAGAGCATCCTGCAGTGGGAGCGTTCATGACTCATTGTGGGTGGAATTCTACGTTGGAGGGAGTGAGTTCCGGCGTACCGATGATCACATGGCCTGTCGCGGCGGAGCAGTTCTCCAATGAGAAACTGGTGACTGATGTGTTGGGAATTGGGGTTCAAGTTGGGAGCGTGGATTGGATATCGGCTGATGTTGAAAAGAAGGCGTTGGTGGGGAGGGAGAAGGTGGAGGTGGCAGTGAAAAGGTTGATGGATGGTGCTGAGGCCGGCGGTATGAGAAGGCGAGCTAGAGAGCTTGCAGAGAAGGCCAAGAGAGCTGTTGAAGAAGGAGGATCTTCAGATAAGGATGTTAATGCGTTAATTGAGGAGCTTAAATCCTTCAGGAAAGACACT CTGGAGCCGGCTTATGCAGATCATTACAGAAACGTTTTGGGAAAGAAGGCATGGCATATATGGCCGGTTTCAGTGTGCAACAAGGAAGCTCAAGATAAAGCTCAGAGGGGGAAACAATCCTCTGTTGATGAACATGAATGCCTGAAGTGGCTTAATGCAAAGAAACCCAATTCAGTTGTTTATGTATGTTTTGGAAGTTTGGCTTACTTCAATGATTCTCAGCTGATGGAGATTGCAATGGGTCTTGAGGCTTCTGGGCAGCAATTCATTTGGGTTgtgaggaaagaaaagaatggtGGAGGAAAAGAAGAGTGGCTGCCTCAAGGATTTGAGAAGAGAATGGAAGGTAAGGGTCTAATTATAAGAGGTTGGGCGCCCCAAGTTTTGATTCTTGATCATGAAGCAGTTGGAGGATTTGTGACTCACTGCGGCTGGAATTCAACGTTGGAAGGAGTCACTGCAGGGGTTCCCATGATCACATGGCCTGTGTTCGCCGAACAGTTTTTTAATGAGAAGTTGGTGATTCAG GTACTGAAAATTGGAGTTGAAGTTGGGGTTGAGCGATGGGTTGATGGAGATGATGAAGTGGGggaagaaaatataaagaaggaAGCAGTAGAGAAAGCAATGAAGCGAATTATGGTGGGTGAAGAAGCAGAGGAAATGAGAAGCCGAGCCAAGGCACTCGGAGAGATGGCAAGGAGGGCTGTGGAAGAAGAGGGATCATCTTACTCTGATTTGAATTCTTTGATTGGAGAATTAAAGTCACGTTGCCCTTGA
- the LOC132179417 gene encoding scopoletin glucosyltransferase-like, with amino-acid sequence MASENSQLHILFFPFFAPGHMIPMTDMAKLFAARGVKATIVTTPLNVPFVSRTIERIETHGGATATATAAKVDIQTINFPVEKAGLPEGCENFELLPSREMSSSFLKALAVLQEPFEQLLHDIDYHADCLVADMFFTWATDAAAKFGIPRLVFSGHSFFSTTAWESVTRYEPHKKVLSDSEPFLIPNFPGEIKLTSMQLPSFIREEVETDMTNVLKEAAEAGMRSYGIVVNSFYELEPAYADHYRKVFGRKAWHIGPVSVCNKEAQDKAQRGKESSVDEHECLKWLNAKKPNSVVYICFGSFAYFNDSQLMEIARGLEASGQQFIWVVRKEKNGGGKEEWLPQGFEKRMEGKGLIIRGWAPQVLILDHEAVGGFVTHCGWNSTLEGVTAGVPMITWPVFAEQFFNEKLVTQVLKIGVEVGVKRWLQGVDAVGEESIKKEAIEKVVKRIMVGEEAEEMRSRAEALGEMARRAMEKEGSSYSDFNSLIGELKSRCP; translated from the exons ATGGCTAGCGAAAATTCTCAGCTTCACATACTCTTCTTCCCTTTCTTTGCCCCTGGCCACATGATACCAATGACGGACATGGCTAAGCTATTCGCAGCGCGTGGCGTGAAGGCAACCATTGTCACCACCCCTCTCAACGTGCCTTTCGTCTCCAGAACGATTGAAAGAATCGAAACTCACGGCGGTGCCACCGCCACTGCCACTGCCGCCAAGGTTGATATCCAAACGATCAACTTCCCGGTTGAAAAGGCTGGCCTGCCAGAAGGATGCGAGAACTTCGAATTGCTGCCTTCCCGCGAAATGTCGAGCAGTTTCCTCAAAGCCCTTGCGGTGCTTCAAGAACCATTCGAGCAGCTACTCCATGACATTGACTACCACGCTGATTGCCTCGTTGCTGACATGTTCTTTACATGGGCAACCGATGCTGCTGCTAAATTTGGTATCCCAAGGCTTGTTTTCAGTGGACACAGTTTTTTCTCCACGACTGCTTGGGAGAGTGTGACGCGATATGAACCTCACAAGAAGGTTTTATCTGATTCTGAACCTTTTCTCATTCCTAATTTTCCTGGAGAGATAAAGTTGACGAGTATGCAACTACCGAGCTTCATTCGGGAAGAGGTTGAAACTGACATGACCAATGTGTTGAAAGAAGCTGCAGAAGCAGGCATGAGGAGCTATGGGATTGTTGTAAACAGCTTCTATGAGCTGGAGCCGGCTTATGCAGATCATTACAGAAAGGTTTTCGGAAGGAAGGCATGGCATATAGGGCCAGTTTCAGTGTGCAACAAGGAAGCTCAAGATAAAGCTCAGAGGGGGAAAGAATCCTCTGTTGATGAACATGAATGCCTGAAGTGGCTTAATGCAAAGAAACCCAATTCAGTTGTTTATATATGTTTCGGAAGTTTCGCTTACTTCAATGATTCCCAGCTTATGGAGATTGCAAGGGGTCTTGAGGCTTCTGGGCAGCAATTCATTTGGGTTgtgaggaaagaaaagaatggtGGAGGAAAAGAAGAGTGGCTGCCTCAAGGATTTGAGAAGAGAATGGAAGGTAAGGGCCTAATCATAAGAGGTTGGGCGCCCCAAGTTTTGATTCTTGATCATGAAGCAGTTGGAGGATTTGTGACTCACTGTGGCTGGAATTCAACGTTGGAAGGAGTCACTGCTGGGGTTCCCATGATCACATGGCCTGTGTTCGCCGAACAGTTTTTTAATGAGAAGTTGGTGACTCAG GTATTGAAAATTGGAGTTGAAGTTGGTGTTAAGCGATGGCTTCAAGGAGTTGATGCAGTGGGGGAAGAAAGTATCAAGAAGGAAGCAATAGAGAAGGTAGTGAAGCGAATTATGGTGGGTGAAGAAGCAGAGGAAATGAGAAGCCGAGCCGAGGCACTTGGAGAGATGGCAAGGAGGGCTATGGAAAAAGAGGGATCATCTTACTCTGATTTTAATTCTTTGATTGGAGAATTAAAGTCACGTTGCCCTTGA
- the LOC132177693 gene encoding scopoletin glucosyltransferase-like: MGNENPQLHVLFFPLMAHGHMIPMVDMAKLFAARGVKATIVTTPLNAPFISKTIERIKTRGGGGGAKVDIQMIKFPVEKAGLPEGCENFELLPSRGMLSSFLKALAVLQEPFEQLLHDIDYHADCLVADMFYPWATDAAAKFGIPRLVFNGTSFFSPTAVESMMQYEPHKKVLSDSEPFLIPNFPGEIKLTSMQVPSFIREEVETDMTNVLKKAAEAGMRSYGIVVNSFYELEPAYADHYRNVLGKKAWHIGPVSVCNKEAQDKAQRGKQSSVDEHECLKWLNAKKPNSVVYVCFGSLAYFNDSQLMEIAMGLEASGQQFIWVVRKEKNGGGKEEWLPQGFEKRMEGKGLIIRGWAPQVLILDHEAVGGFVTHCGWNSTLEGVTAGVPMITWPVFAEQFFNEKLVTQVLKIGVEVGVERWVDGDDEVGEENIKKEAVEKAMKRIMVGEEAEEMRSRAKALGEMARRAVEEDGSSYSDLNSLIGELKSRCP; the protein is encoded by the exons ATGGGTAACGAAAATCCTCAGCTTCACGTACTCTTCTTCCCTTTAATGGCCCATGGACACATGATACCAATGGTAGACATGGCCAAGCTATTCGCAGCGCGAGGTGTGAAGGCAACCATAGTCACCACCCCTCTCAACGCGCCTTTCATCTCCAAAACGATTGAAAGAATCAAAACTCGAGGCGGCGGCGGTGGCGCCAAGGTTGATATCCAAATGATCAAGTTCCCGGTTGAGAAGGCCGGCCTGCCAGAAGGATGCGAGAACTTCGAATTGCTGCCTTCCCGTGGAATGTTGAGCAGTTTCCTCAAAGCCCTTGCAGTGCTTCAAGAACCATTCGAGCAGCTACTCCATGACATTGACTACCATGCTGATTGCCTCGTTGCTGACATGTTCTATCCATGGGCAACCGATGCTGCCGCTAAATTTGGTATCCCAAGGCTTGTTTTCAATGGAACCAGTTTTTTCTCCCCGACTGCGGTGGAGAGTATGATGCAATATGAACCTCACAAGAAGGTTTTATCTGACTCCGAACCTTTTCTCATTCCTAATTTCCCTGGAGAGATAAAGTTGACGAGTATGCAAGTACCGAGCTTCATTCGGGAAGAGGTTGAAACTGACATGACCAATGTGTTGAAAAAAGCTGCAGAAGCAGGCATGAGGAGCTATGGGATTGTTGTAAACAGCTTCTATGAGCTGGAGCCGGCTTATGCAGATCATTACAGAAACGTTTTGGGAAAGAAGGCATGGCATATAGGGCCGGTTTCAGTGTGCAACAAGGAAGCTCAAGATAAAGCTCAGAGGGGGAAACAATCCTCTGTTGATGAACATGAATGCCTGAAGTGGCTTAATGCAAAGAAACCCAATTCAGTTGTTTATGTATGTTTTGGAAGTTTGGCTTACTTCAATGATTCTCAGCTGATGGAGATTGCAATGGGTCTTGAGGCTTCTGGGCAGCAATTCATTTGGGTTgtgaggaaagaaaagaatggtGGAGGAAAAGAAGAGTGGCTGCCTCAAGGATTTGAGAAGAGAATGGAAGGTAAGGGTCTAATTATAAGAGGTTGGGCGCCCCAAGTTTTGATTCTTGATCATGAAGCAGTTGGAGGATTTGTGACTCACTGCGGCTGGAATTCAACGTTGGAAGGAGTCACTGCAGGGGTTCCCATGATCACATGGCCTGTGTTCGCTGAGCAGTTTTTTAATGAGAAGTTGGTGACTCAG GTACTGAAAATTGGAGTTGAAGTTGGGGTTGAGCGATGGGTTGATGGAGATGATGAAGTGGGggaagaaaatataaagaaggaAGCAGTAGAGAAGGCAATGAAGCGAATTATGGTGGGTGAAGAAGCAGAGGAAATGAGAAGCCGAGCCAAGGCACTCGGAGAGATGGCAAGGAGGGCTGTGGAAGAAGACGGATCATCTTACTCTGATTTGAATTCTTTGATTGGAGAATTAAAGTCACGTTGCCCTTGA
- the LOC132179446 gene encoding scopoletin glucosyltransferase-like — translation MASENSQLHILFFPFFAPGHMIPMTDMAKLFAARGVKATIVTTPLNVPFVSRTIERIETHGGATATATAAKVDIQTINFPVEKAGLPEGCENFELLPSREMSSSFLKALAVLQEPFEQLLHDIDYHADCLVADMFFTWATDAAAKFGIPRLVFSGHSFFSTTAWESVTRYEPHKKVLSDSEPFLIPNFPGEIKLTSMQLPSFIREEVETDMTNVLKEAAEAGMRSYGIVVNSFYELEPAYADHYRKVFGRKAWHIGPVSVCNKEAQDKAQRGKESSVDEHECLKWLNAKKPNSVVYICFGSFAYFNDSQLMEIARGLEASGQQFIWVVRKEKNGGGKEEWLPQGFEKRMEGKGLIIRGWAPQVLILDHEAVGGFVTHCGWNSTLEGVTAGVPMITWPVFAEQFFNEKLVTQVLKIGVEVGVKRWLQGVDAVGEESIKKEAIEKVVKRIMVGEEAEEMRSRAKALGEMARRAMEKEGSSYSDFNSLIGELKSRCP, via the exons ATGGCTAGCGAAAATTCTCAGCTTCACATACTCTTCTTCCCTTTCTTTGCCCCTGGCCACATGATACCAATGACGGACATGGCTAAGCTATTCGCAGCGCGTGGCGTGAAGGCAACCATTGTCACCACCCCTCTCAACGTGCCTTTCGTCTCCAGAACGATTGAAAGAATCGAAACTCACGGCGGTGCCACCGCCACTGCCACTGCCGCCAAGGTTGATATCCAAACGATCAACTTCCCGGTTGAAAAGGCTGGCCTGCCAGAAGGATGCGAGAACTTCGAATTGCTGCCTTCCCGCGAAATGTCGAGCAGTTTCCTCAAAGCCCTTGCGGTGCTTCAAGAACCATTCGAGCAGCTACTCCATGACATTGACTACCACGCTGATTGCCTCGTTGCTGACATGTTCTTTACATGGGCAACCGATGCTGCTGCTAAATTTGGTATCCCAAGGCTTGTTTTCAGTGGACACAGTTTTTTCTCCACGACTGCTTGGGAGAGTGTGACGCGATATGAACCTCACAAGAAGGTTTTATCTGATTCTGAACCTTTTCTCATTCCTAATTTTCCTGGAGAGATAAAGTTGACGAGTATGCAACTACCGAGCTTCATTCGGGAAGAGGTTGAAACTGACATGACCAATGTGTTGAAAGAAGCTGCAGAAGCAGGCATGAGGAGCTATGGGATTGTTGTAAACAGCTTCTATGAGCTGGAGCCGGCTTATGCAGATCATTACAGAAAGGTTTTCGGAAGGAAGGCATGGCATATAGGGCCAGTTTCAGTGTGCAACAAGGAAGCTCAAGATAAAGCTCAGAGGGGGAAAGAATCCTCTGTTGATGAACATGAATGCCTGAAGTGGCTTAATGCAAAGAAACCCAATTCAGTTGTTTATATATGTTTCGGAAGTTTCGCTTACTTCAATGATTCCCAGCTTATGGAGATTGCAAGGGGTCTTGAGGCTTCTGGGCAGCAATTCATTTGGGTTgtgaggaaagaaaagaatggtGGAGGAAAAGAAGAGTGGCTGCCTCAAGGATTTGAGAAGAGAATGGAAGGTAAGGGCCTAATCATAAGAGGTTGGGCGCCCCAAGTTTTGATTCTTGATCATGAAGCAGTTGGAGGATTTGTGACTCACTGTGGCTGGAATTCAACGTTGGAAGGAGTCACTGCTGGGGTTCCCATGATCACATGGCCTGTGTTCGCCGAGCAGTTTTTTAACGAGAAGTTGGTGACTCAG GTATTGAAAATTGGAGTTGAAGTTGGTGTTAAGCGATGGCTTCAAGGAGTTGATGCAGTGGGGGAAGAAAGTATCAAGAAGGAAGCAATAGAGAAGGTAGTGAAGCGAATTATGGTGGGTGAAGAAGCAGAGGAAATGAGAAGCCGAGCCAAGGCACTTGGAGAGATGGCAAGGAGGGCTATGGAAAAAGAGGGATCATCTTACTCTGATTTTAATTCTTTGATTGGAGAATTAAAGTCACGTTGCCCTTGA